A DNA window from Pseudomonas wuhanensis contains the following coding sequences:
- a CDS encoding TadE/TadG family type IV pilus assembly protein, which produces MMNLRIQQPFTATPRRQEGSVSVLMVIALAAILMVAGLTLDVGHMLLNKTRLQNAVDAAALSGAKTLLQVEGGVNIANVTRTAALNTLTQNANATGNSELATAMGGNAGFAVVELASSVYGPFAYPGPADAKYVRVSVPTYSLTGFFWNFVQTFGTSGLGNKAVSAIATAGPSPTSPCDLAPLMVCGDPTQYDPDAGMFWGFQFGDLQVLKSAAGNSSPIGPGNFQLLDFGSGGSSVRTDMAGGGSICRNVGENVQTKPGNTVGPASQGLNTRFGIYNGPVSASDYPPDLVTTSSNPAITYDDSVSPPQMKYQGQTVTSNNGDLTAGGNAIQDYNDWRASAAACVAGSGSGCQSNGVFERRMLKIVVGNCTGQQGGTTSIPVLGFGCYFVVQPMSNGGTEAQIFGQFVKECEGDNVPGPNPTNDSGPQIIQLYKTYLNGSGTPSTDS; this is translated from the coding sequence ATGATGAATCTTCGAATTCAGCAGCCGTTCACTGCGACGCCAAGGCGCCAGGAAGGCTCGGTGAGCGTATTGATGGTGATCGCGTTGGCGGCGATTTTAATGGTGGCGGGTTTGACGCTCGACGTGGGCCACATGTTGTTGAACAAGACACGCCTGCAGAACGCTGTAGATGCTGCCGCTTTGAGTGGCGCCAAAACCCTGCTTCAGGTGGAAGGTGGTGTCAACATTGCCAACGTAACACGCACAGCCGCGCTCAATACGCTGACGCAAAATGCCAATGCCACGGGTAATAGCGAATTGGCAACGGCGATGGGTGGCAACGCAGGCTTCGCGGTAGTGGAACTGGCAAGCAGCGTCTATGGCCCGTTCGCCTATCCCGGGCCTGCGGATGCCAAATATGTTCGGGTATCGGTACCGACCTATAGCCTGACCGGTTTTTTCTGGAACTTCGTCCAGACCTTCGGCACTAGCGGTCTGGGGAACAAAGCCGTGTCGGCGATCGCCACCGCAGGCCCCAGCCCTACCAGCCCCTGCGATCTTGCCCCCCTGATGGTCTGTGGCGACCCGACTCAATACGACCCGGACGCCGGTATGTTCTGGGGCTTCCAATTTGGTGATTTGCAAGTATTGAAGTCGGCTGCCGGCAATTCGTCCCCCATTGGTCCAGGCAACTTTCAGTTGCTCGATTTTGGTTCGGGCGGCAGTTCGGTCAGGACAGATATGGCCGGAGGCGGCTCGATCTGCCGCAACGTGGGGGAAAATGTCCAGACCAAACCCGGCAACACGGTGGGCCCTGCGTCTCAAGGCTTGAATACGCGCTTCGGCATCTACAACGGCCCGGTCAGTGCCTCGGACTATCCGCCCGACCTGGTGACCACGTCCAGCAATCCCGCGATCACTTATGACGACTCAGTTTCCCCACCACAAATGAAATACCAGGGGCAAACCGTCACCTCGAACAACGGCGATCTCACGGCGGGCGGCAACGCGATACAGGACTACAACGACTGGCGTGCGAGTGCTGCGGCCTGTGTGGCAGGGTCCGGCAGTGGCTGTCAGAGCAATGGGGTGTTCGAGCGCCGGATGCTGAAAATCGTGGTGGGCAACTGCACCGGCCAACAGGGCGGTACCACCTCGATCCCTGTCCTGGGTTTTGGTTGCTATTTCGTGGTGCAGCCAATGAGTAACGGCGGCACGGAAGCGCAGATCTTCGGCCAGTTTGTGAAGGAGTGCGAAGGCGACAATGTGCCCGGTCCTAATCCGACGAACGATTCCGGCCCGCAGATCATTCAGCTCTACAAAACCTATCTCAACGGCAGCGGCACTCCGAGCACAGACTCATAG
- a CDS encoding CpaF family protein has protein sequence MISDFRNRLRKQSAKPAAQTGDELDPAEEIMAWERVTPDVLYETRSQVTPVEAEWREKIYQQLLKVMDLSLLDSLEQAEAARQIRDICQRLLDEHSAPVSTASRQLIIKQITDEVLGLGPLEPLLADHSVSDILVNGFASVYVERFGKLQRTDVRFRDDQHLLNIIDRIVSSLGRRIDESSPLVDARLKDGSRVNAIIPPLAIDGPSMSIRRFAVDLLNTDSLISVGTLTPAIALLLKAIVRGRLNVLISGGTGSGKTTMLNVLSSFIPQNERIVTIEDSAELQLQQPHVVRLETRPSNIEGRGEVSQRELVRNSLRMRPDRIVIGEVRGAEALDMLTAMNTGHDGSLTTIHANTARDALGRIENMVSMTGATFPIKAMRQQIASAIDVVIQLERQEDGKRRLVSVQEINGMEGEIITMTEIFSFARQGMGENGEVLGDYRPSGMIPAFRDVLAKRGIELPLNMFRPEWMEARQS, from the coding sequence ATGATCAGCGACTTTCGTAACCGCTTGCGCAAACAGTCCGCTAAACCCGCCGCTCAGACTGGCGACGAACTGGATCCGGCAGAGGAAATAATGGCGTGGGAGCGTGTAACACCGGACGTTCTTTACGAAACCAGAAGCCAGGTCACCCCGGTGGAGGCCGAATGGCGGGAAAAGATCTACCAGCAGTTGCTCAAGGTCATGGACCTGTCCTTGCTGGACTCCCTTGAACAGGCCGAGGCCGCGCGGCAGATTCGCGATATTTGCCAGCGCCTGCTCGATGAGCATTCGGCGCCGGTGAGTACCGCCAGCCGCCAGTTGATCATCAAGCAAATCACTGACGAAGTGCTTGGCCTGGGTCCTCTGGAGCCGTTGCTGGCCGATCACAGCGTGTCCGACATTCTGGTCAACGGCTTTGCCTCAGTCTATGTCGAGCGCTTCGGTAAACTGCAAAGGACCGATGTGCGCTTTCGCGATGATCAACATTTGCTGAACATCATCGACCGCATTGTGTCCAGCCTGGGTCGGCGTATCGACGAGTCCTCGCCATTGGTGGACGCTCGACTCAAGGACGGTTCGCGGGTCAACGCGATTATCCCGCCGCTGGCCATCGACGGTCCGAGCATGTCGATCCGTCGCTTTGCGGTGGACCTGCTCAACACCGACAGCCTGATATCGGTGGGGACATTAACCCCAGCCATTGCCCTGCTGCTCAAGGCGATTGTCCGTGGACGCTTGAACGTGTTGATTTCCGGTGGTACCGGCAGCGGCAAGACCACCATGCTCAATGTGTTGTCCAGTTTCATCCCGCAGAACGAGCGGATCGTTACCATCGAAGACTCGGCCGAACTGCAACTGCAGCAGCCCCATGTGGTGCGCCTGGAAACCCGACCTTCCAACATCGAAGGGCGTGGCGAGGTGAGCCAGCGGGAGTTGGTGCGTAACAGCCTGCGGATGCGCCCGGACCGCATTGTCATCGGTGAAGTGCGCGGCGCCGAGGCGCTGGACATGCTGACCGCCATGAACACCGGCCACGACGGCTCGCTGACCACCATCCACGCCAACACCGCACGTGATGCGTTGGGGCGAATCGAGAACATGGTGTCGATGACCGGGGCGACCTTCCCGATCAAGGCCATGCGTCAGCAGATCGCTTCGGCCATTGATGTGGTGATCCAGCTGGAACGTCAGGAGGATGGCAAGCGCCGCCTGGTCAGTGTGCAAGAGATCAACGGCATGGAAGGCGAAATCATCACCATGACCGAAATATTCTCCTTTGCGCGTCAAGGCATGGGCGAAAACGGCGAGGTGCTCGGTGATTATCGCCCCAGCGGAATGATCCCGGCCTTCCGAGATGTACTGGCCAAGCGCGGTATCGAGTTGCCGCTGAACATGTTCAGGCCTGAGTGGATGGAGGCACGGCAGTCATGA
- the cpaB gene encoding Flp pilus assembly protein CpaB, translated as MSSRTLTLVGVSLVMGLGAAWMADSWLSARLNASPDDHLRSVVVATVEIPFGQMVEAQQVTTMRMPIDTIPDDAFDSSEKAVGKIATFDILKGDIMRGARLSEHLGGSTLASLIATDKRAISVRVDDVVGVGGFLLPGNRVDVLATKRTDGSGNNAVSKTILENLRVLAVDQTAGTDKTQPVVVRAVTLEMTTAEAETLVTAQTEGKLQLTLRNPLNADKKIATVAPAPAPAAPVMAMAAAPAPKRVVRRSNGEGGGSVTIIRGTQASVVKR; from the coding sequence ATGAGCTCTCGTACTCTTACCCTGGTAGGCGTTTCCCTGGTCATGGGCCTTGGTGCTGCATGGATGGCCGACTCCTGGCTGAGCGCCCGGCTCAATGCCAGCCCGGATGATCATCTTCGAAGCGTGGTAGTCGCCACGGTCGAGATTCCATTCGGGCAGATGGTCGAGGCTCAACAAGTCACGACCATGCGCATGCCCATAGACACGATACCGGACGATGCTTTCGACTCCAGCGAGAAGGCAGTGGGCAAGATCGCAACGTTCGACATTCTGAAGGGCGACATCATGCGCGGCGCGCGTCTGAGCGAGCATCTGGGGGGCAGTACCCTGGCCTCTCTGATTGCGACAGACAAACGTGCCATCTCGGTACGCGTGGACGATGTGGTCGGCGTGGGCGGGTTCCTGTTGCCGGGTAACCGGGTCGATGTGCTAGCGACCAAACGCACTGATGGCAGTGGCAACAACGCCGTGTCCAAAACCATCCTCGAGAACTTGCGGGTGTTGGCGGTGGACCAGACCGCAGGTACCGACAAGACCCAACCGGTGGTGGTGCGCGCAGTGACGCTGGAGATGACGACCGCAGAGGCTGAAACCCTGGTCACCGCGCAAACGGAAGGGAAATTGCAACTGACCCTGCGCAATCCGCTGAACGCCGACAAAAAAATTGCGACCGTTGCGCCTGCGCCTGCGCCTGCGGCACCGGTCATGGCGATGGCCGCTGCCCCAGCGCCAAAACGCGTGGTGCGTCGCAGTAATGGCGAGGGTGGCGGGAGTGTCACCATTATCCGCGGGACCCAAGCCAGTGTAGTCAAACGTTGA
- a CDS encoding TadE/TadG family type IV pilus assembly protein: MNRKRMQGTYVVEFAIIGALIFTLLFGALEIGRLYFTINALDEVVRRGARLASVCNISDPVVLRRAIFNAATDAGASQIITDLATTHLTLTYLDVNGAQVGNPADTSGANGFRAIRYVQLSLQNFVFNLFIPGFGVPITLPTFRATLPRESLGRHSDSGEITPC, encoded by the coding sequence ATGAATCGCAAACGCATGCAAGGCACCTATGTGGTGGAGTTCGCCATCATCGGCGCGCTGATATTCACGCTGTTGTTCGGCGCGTTGGAAATCGGCCGCCTGTACTTCACGATCAATGCGCTAGATGAAGTCGTGCGCCGTGGTGCGCGCCTGGCGTCGGTGTGCAATATCAGTGATCCGGTGGTGTTGCGGCGGGCGATCTTCAATGCCGCGACCGACGCCGGTGCGAGCCAGATCATCACCGATCTGGCCACCACCCACTTGACGTTGACCTATCTGGACGTAAACGGCGCTCAGGTGGGCAACCCCGCCGACACGAGTGGAGCCAATGGATTTCGTGCCATCCGCTACGTCCAGTTGAGCCTGCAAAACTTCGTTTTCAACCTGTTTATTCCCGGGTTCGGCGTGCCCATTACCTTGCCCACATTCAGGGCAACGTTGCCACGTGAAAGCCTCGGGCGTCATTCCGATTCCGGGGAGATCACGCCATGCTGA
- a CDS encoding type II secretion system F family protein, with protein MNNIPGEFILMFLGMVFIAVFLLSQGVVVPVFGEAGKMRKRIRGRLNVLEKANNLPNMQTVLRQKYLTRLSPLEAMLEQLPFMANLTQMIEQAGHEYRAYRVLLLGLFLGACAGVSIWMISSIWWMALLVGFVVFWVPLLKISRDRGKRFAEFEEGLPDALDAMCRALRAGHPFNETLRLVAEEHKGPVAHEFGLTFADINYGNDVRRAMLGLLERMPSMTVMMLVTSILIHRETGGNLTEVLERLSRLIRGRFRFQRKVKTLSAEGRMSAWILVAIPFVLAAVIVFTSPNYLPLLLNDPIGHKLIFGAFGSMLIGIFWIRKIIRIQV; from the coding sequence ATGAATAATATTCCTGGTGAATTCATTCTGATGTTCCTCGGCATGGTGTTTATTGCCGTGTTCCTATTGTCCCAGGGCGTAGTAGTGCCGGTGTTCGGCGAGGCCGGCAAGATGCGCAAACGCATCCGCGGCCGCTTGAATGTACTGGAGAAGGCCAACAATCTGCCCAACATGCAGACAGTGTTGCGGCAGAAATACCTGACGCGATTGTCGCCACTGGAGGCCATGCTCGAGCAGTTGCCCTTTATGGCGAACCTGACACAGATGATCGAGCAGGCCGGACACGAATATCGGGCTTATCGGGTGTTATTGCTTGGGTTGTTCCTGGGCGCCTGCGCGGGCGTCTCGATCTGGATGATCTCGTCAATCTGGTGGATGGCGCTGCTGGTGGGCTTCGTAGTGTTCTGGGTACCCCTGCTGAAAATTTCTCGTGACCGTGGCAAACGTTTCGCCGAGTTTGAGGAAGGCCTGCCGGATGCACTGGATGCCATGTGCCGTGCCCTGCGCGCCGGGCACCCGTTCAATGAAACCCTGCGCCTGGTCGCCGAGGAACACAAAGGGCCAGTTGCCCATGAGTTCGGCCTGACCTTTGCCGATATCAACTATGGCAACGATGTGCGTCGGGCCATGCTCGGCCTGCTGGAGAGGATGCCGAGCATGACGGTGATGATGCTGGTGACCTCTATCCTTATTCATCGCGAGACCGGCGGTAATCTGACCGAAGTGCTGGAGCGTCTGAGTCGCCTGATCCGCGGGCGCTTTCGCTTCCAGCGCAAGGTCAAGACCCTGTCGGCCGAAGGGCGGATGTCGGCCTGGATACTGGTGGCCATTCCCTTCGTGCTGGCGGCAGTGATCGTGTTCACCAGCCCTAACTATTTGCCGCTGCTGCTCAATGACCCGATCGGCCATAAGCTTATATTCGGGGCTTTTGGTTCCATGTTGATCGGGATTTTCTGGATTCGCAAAATCATACGGATTCAGGTTTAA
- a CDS encoding AAA family ATPase translates to MLNTKETPVATSTGKAGLRLLISSRDATSLRDLQSVCQRMPGFEVSTRLVSNGHVDPLYGLDRMPDLLLLRVSHLWREELAALLLHPAHERPPMLVCGLLSDQEGMRMAMQAGARDVLPEPIAETELVAALNRLVMEVRIGSGAEGKLIAVMSAKGGSGGTLVACNLAQQLSAKGGSTLLLDMDLQFGSVTHYLDVAQTHSHLEVLHQIDGMDSVALRGFCSHFSPTLHVLGGRAGELCLPQDAQPEQLDALLKLARASYDWVVIDLPRQIDHLTGSVLEQVDRVYVVVQQSVSHLRDASALVRILRDDLGVRGDQLQIVVNRFDKAAAISLKDIGEALRCTNLAKLPNDFNLVSQSQNTGVPLGLHAPRAAITAALRDMTEDLVGQQVAGNKGLLKRAFNRFFGG, encoded by the coding sequence ATGCTGAATACTAAAGAAACTCCAGTCGCCACCTCGACCGGCAAAGCCGGGCTCCGGTTGCTGATCAGCAGCCGTGATGCCACCTCTTTGCGCGATTTGCAGAGTGTCTGCCAGCGCATGCCCGGTTTTGAGGTGAGCACTCGCCTGGTGAGTAATGGTCATGTCGACCCCCTCTATGGCCTGGACCGCATGCCCGATCTGTTGCTGTTGCGCGTCAGCCACCTGTGGCGCGAGGAGCTGGCCGCGTTGTTGCTGCATCCGGCCCATGAGCGTCCGCCGATGCTGGTCTGCGGCCTGCTAAGCGATCAGGAAGGCATGCGTATGGCGATGCAGGCCGGCGCCCGTGACGTGCTGCCGGAACCCATCGCCGAGACAGAGCTGGTCGCTGCCTTGAATCGGCTGGTCATGGAGGTTCGGATCGGCAGCGGAGCAGAAGGCAAATTGATCGCCGTGATGAGCGCCAAGGGCGGCTCCGGCGGAACCCTGGTGGCTTGCAACCTGGCTCAGCAGCTCAGTGCCAAGGGCGGCAGTACCCTGTTGCTGGATATGGATTTGCAATTTGGCAGCGTGACGCATTACCTGGATGTGGCGCAGACGCACAGCCATCTCGAGGTATTGCACCAGATCGACGGCATGGACAGCGTCGCGTTACGCGGTTTTTGCAGTCACTTCAGCCCCACCTTGCATGTGCTGGGTGGTCGGGCCGGTGAGCTGTGTCTGCCGCAGGATGCCCAACCCGAACAACTTGACGCCCTGTTGAAGTTGGCCCGCGCCAGTTATGACTGGGTGGTGATCGACCTGCCGCGGCAAATCGACCACCTCACCGGCTCCGTGCTGGAACAGGTCGATCGGGTGTACGTGGTGGTGCAGCAGAGCGTCAGTCATCTGCGCGATGCCAGCGCCTTGGTGCGGATTCTTCGCGATGACCTGGGCGTGCGCGGGGATCAATTGCAGATAGTAGTCAATCGATTTGACAAGGCGGCAGCGATCAGCCTCAAAGATATCGGCGAGGCGTTGCGCTGCACCAATCTGGCGAAATTACCCAACGACTTCAACCTGGTCAGCCAGAGTCAGAACACTGGCGTGCCGTTGGGGCTGCATGCGCCGAGGGCAGCGATCACTGCTGCACTGCGCGACATGACCGAGGACCTGGTCGGTCAACAGGTAGCCGGGAACAAAGGCTTACTCAAACGCGCCTTCAACCGTTTTTTCGGGGGATGA
- a CDS encoding TadE/TadG family type IV pilus assembly protein, whose protein sequence is MRLHSFKHPRRQQGLAMVEFTLALPVLLLLLLALGEFGRMLYQYNVLLQASRDADRFVAGQAWNSTLGAVSLSNTLQTQTKNVAVYGVPSQTGTPVISGLTTNNVVVAAVGTDHVRVTITFTFCPVIGGGNCTGSLPGFFGNPIALSIPLVATTVMRAL, encoded by the coding sequence ATGAGACTTCATTCGTTTAAACATCCGCGGCGCCAGCAGGGCCTGGCCATGGTGGAATTCACCCTCGCTCTGCCGGTGCTGCTGTTGTTGCTGCTGGCTCTCGGTGAGTTCGGCCGCATGCTCTACCAGTACAACGTACTGCTGCAGGCCAGCCGTGATGCCGACCGTTTCGTCGCCGGCCAAGCCTGGAACTCGACGCTCGGTGCAGTCTCCCTGAGCAATACGCTGCAGACCCAGACGAAAAACGTCGCGGTCTATGGCGTGCCGAGCCAGACCGGAACCCCAGTGATATCCGGATTGACGACCAACAACGTGGTCGTCGCCGCCGTGGGCACCGACCATGTGCGAGTCACCATCACTTTTACATTCTGCCCGGTGATTGGCGGTGGCAATTGCACCGGATCGCTTCCCGGGTTTTTCGGTAATCCGATTGCGCTGAGCATTCCGCTGGTCGCCACCACTGTCATGAGGGCACTGTGA